In Trueperella pecoris, the DNA window CATGTAGGGCTCGGTAAAGTTCAACTCGGGGGCGATCTCGTCATCGAAGCGGTAGCCTGGGCCGCCGGTGCCGGTGCCCAACGGGTCGCCGCCCTGGATCATGAAGCCAGCGATGACGCGATGGAAAATGACGCCGTCGTACAACGGATCGGTGGTGGTCTGACCGGTCTTCGGGTTCAGCCACTCGCGTTTGCCCGTGGCGAGCTCGGTGAAGTTAGCGACCGTCTCCGGAGCGTGCTCCGGGTAGAGGTCAATCTTGATGTCTCCGTAATTTGTATGCAGTGTTGCTTCCATAGACCCAATTTTCGCACACGCTCCGACGCCCGGCGTTCTTTCTCCACGCTTTGCTCGCTCCACACCGCTAATGGCGTAATTTACTCTGTCAATGAAATTGAGGGCACTATTTGGGCGGAAATCCGGCTAGTCTCCTGCGAAACCTTTCCCCACGTGGAAAGATTAGGAAATGTAACTAGCGGCACTTCGCCGTCCCATCAGTGGAGGTAATTGCAATGTCTTTGTTTAAGAAGAAGACCACGAAGGAGAAGGTGGCCGAACAGGTCGAGCCGCTTGCCGAGCGTGCAGCCGAGGCAGGCGCACATCTGGGCACTCTTGTGAAGGATACTCTCAGCGCTGCTATCTCGTGGGCCGAGCCCCGCGCGAAGGAAGCGGCGGATCGCATCCAGCCCCTCGCTATTGACGCCTACGACAAGGCTGTCCCCTATGTGAAGGATGCGGTGGATAAGGCTAACGTCGTGGCGCACGACGCCGTTGTCAAGGCTCGCCCCTACGTAGAGGACGCTGCTAAGCGCTACGAAGAGACGGCCGACCTGGTCCGTGACGACTACCTGCCGCGCGCCAAGCGTGCCGCTCAGGCCGCACTCGATGAGGCGCGCACGGGCTCTGGCGATCTGCAGACGCGCGCCAACGCCGTCGTAAAGGTTTCGAAGAAGGAGCTGGCCAAGCCCACGAAGAAGCGTCGCCGCGGTAAGTGGCTCGGCTTCCTCGTCGTGGCTAGTGCGGGCGCGGCCGCGGCGTACGTGGCGTGGGCGCGTTCAAAGCCGGTTCAGGATCCCTGGGCGGAGGCCTACTGGGAGGACGTCTCGGTTCCGGAGGCAGATGACGAAGTGACCAACAAGGTCGACGACGTTGTCGAGGAGCCTGCTGAGGCTGTCGCCGAGGATGAGGCGCTTGTTCCCGAGGAGGCTCAGCCCAGCGAGGAAGAGCTCAAGGCTGAAGAGCTCGACGAGCACATTGCCAAGACCCGCGAAGAGGAAGCAGCCGCAGCTGCCGGTCTCATCAAGGACGAAGACAAGTAAATCGCTTCCTGAGTACTCGGCGGGGGTGGGGAAACATCAAGTTTCCCCACCCCCGCCTTTGTAGTACGCGATTCCTTCTCTTGGCCGATTATTTGCCGAGCTCCTGTATTTGCTCGCGGTCGAGCCGATATACCGTCCATTCCAACATCGGCTTGGCACCCAAGGAGAGATAGAAGTCGATGCTCGGCTGATTCCAGTTCAGGCACGACCACTCCATGCGCCCGCAACCACGATCCTTGGCGATTGTGGCAAGTTCCTTCAAGAGTCGCTTGCCGTATCCGCGCCCACGGAATTCAGGCTTGACGTAGAGATCTTCGAGGTAGAGGCCGGCTCGACCTTGGAAAGTGGAGAAATTGTGGAAGAACAACGCAAAACCCACCTCGACTCCGTCGTGAAGAATGAAGATGACCTCCGCCCGCTGGTCGTCGAAGATCCATTTCTCGAGCGATTCACTCGTTGCCACGACCTCATCGGATAGTTTTTCGTATTCCGCTATCGCTTTGATGAAGCTGAGAATGAGATCGACATCGGCACGCTGCGCCCGCCTGATCGTCGCGTCTTCCATTTTTCTTTCCTCTTCTACGCGCCCTCCGCGCGTCGTCCATACGCCTCTGTTAGACGTAGTCGGTCCTACGTCGTGCGCGGGCCGAGTCTTAGCGATTCACCGAACGTGCCATCCGCGAGATAGCATGCCGCTTACCCCGAATGGTCATCGACATAGCAAGGATATTCTCCACAAGCGCGACGCCGCCGAATCCGGCGTCGCCGATGTGTTGCATATCCACTCCGCAAATCTTGTTCCTCAGGGCAATCTGAGTCACGACCTCCTCCTGCGAGGATTCCTGGCTCGTCCCAATGGTCGACATCACGAGTGCGCCCGCCTCGTGAGCCGCCTTCACGACGTCGATGAGCTCGCCATCCGTCCATCCCGGCACGGTTCCCACGGCGGGAACAAGCACGACGTCGACCCCAGCATCGACAAGTGCGCGGGCCACCTCCGGCGTCGTCACAGGCTCGTTAACCCCGGCTCCATGCATCTTTCCGGCGATGATGAGCCCGGAGAAGTGCTCCTTCGCCGTCGCCACGGATGCGAGAATGGTCTGGTTGGAAACTCCAGTGGCAGGGTTACCCGTCAAGCAGACGAAATCGGCGCCAAGTTCTTCAAGCCTCGTGAGAGTCTCCGCCGACGCCGTCCGGCCCGCCCCGATGTGAGTGCGCGCCTCGAGCATGCGTGCGTCCTCGTCAACTGGTTCGAGGTTCACCCCAATCGGGCATCCGACGAGGCGATGAAGCGTATGAACGAAGTCCGAGGCGTCGTCGAGACCACCGATCTTCGGATCAAACACGTCGACCATATTGAGCAGGATCAAATCTGCCCCGACCGACCGCGCAACCTCCGCATTCGTCAGATCCGGAATCACGGGCTCCCGGATGACAATATTCTCCGAGACAATCGTGCGCCCCTCGCTGGCGGCAATCGCCAGCTTCAGCTCCGCAGCGCTCATCGAAAGTACCTCTGAGGCATTCGCGGACAGCAATCTCTTAAACATAACAACCCCCTTGTTCAACACAAGGCTAGCTCTATTCGCCGGCGGGCTCACCCCCAGACCAAGCAACCATCATCCCTAGTTAGAATTGACCACAAACCCCTGGGACGACGGCCTATACTTTCTAAAAGGCTGGATCCAAAACTACCGACACGCCCGGATAAGACACACTTTTGTCTATTAACCTGCCTGCTTAGTCACTTTTTCAGGTTTAGCCCCAATACGCAAAAAGCCGAACGGTTTTACCGTTCGGCTTTCACTGTTGTGGAGCCTACGGGACTCGAACCCGTAACCCCCTGCTTGCAAAGCAGGTGCGCTACCAATTGCGCCAAGGCCCCTTCTAGAAATCAACAGGATCAGTGACGTGCTGCCATGTTGCTTGGCGTTGCATGTTCTCCTGAATCTTGAGGAAGACGAGGTATCCTCCCGTGACGGTCGCAATGGCAAGTGCAAACTTTTTCATCGTGACCTCCTTGATTCCCGAGTGGGCGTACGTGGACTCGAACCACGGACCTCCACATTATCAGTGTGGCGCTCTAACCGACTGAGCTATACGCCCCGGGCTTTTGCTTCCTTGAGGATGCCGAATTAGATTAACTCATTTTTCTCCGCATATCCAAACTGACACTCACCCTAGCGCTACACGTCACATTTCTTAATGTTGCGGACCCACGTCACGCATTCTCATCACGACGCCGCCTGCCCGCACCGGCACCAGCCCGAAACCCTGCCTGCCGGCAACCCGACTTCACCGCACTGGCACCTCACGGCAACTGTTACTCGCCACCCACTTCGCCGAGCAAGGGATTGACATCGGGCTGAACGCGAGCTTCAGGCTGGCCGTGAGCCTCAGGCGCGCCGTCCCCGCCGGGTTGGGCCGGAGCCCCGCCCGGCCCCTCCGGCTGATTTTCGCCCGGAACTGTGGGTGCAGGTTCGACGGGCGTACCCGAACCGTCACCGGCCGGCGGTGTACTCGGAAGCGGCAAGGGAGCGGGCTGCGCCGGCCCCGGCGCCGGTGTGCTGGCCGGGGCAGACGGCGTCATAGCAGGGGCGGGGCGCAAAGGATTCTGGGGGTTTTGGCGCGGGACGCGGGCCCGATTGGGCGTGGTGGACGGGTTGTTGCTGACCACGCGTCGTGCGGGCGTACGTTCCTCACCCATCTGGTTCTTAACGCGGCTGAGCTCGTCGTCTAGCTGAGCGAAGAGCCCCTTCTTGTCGGCCGGGCTCGCATACTTGGCCTCGGCTCTCATGGCTTTGAGAGCCTTCTTCAGCTCCTTCGTATCGACAGAATCGGGAGCCTTGTCGATGGTCTCTTTCGCTTCCTTCAATACCGGTAGCAGGACTTCCTGGCGCCAGGTTTGCTCGATGTCGAAGATCTCCTTGACGGCAATCTTCAGCTGTTTACCCAGATCTTCCATCGCCGCCTCGTATTCAACGCGGCCGGAGTTGATCGCCTCGGCACGCACGTTGATTTCGGTTGCCGTCAGGTGACCGACGGGCACATCCTGCATGACCGGGAAGGAACGAATCTTATCGATGGCCTCTTTGAGGCCGAGGCACGTAGCGCCAACATCTTCACAGTGGGTCAGCACGTCGTCATAGTTGCCGACCTTCTCCATGCTCTCGTATTTCGCCCAGGCTTCTTCATAGTTGGCGATGGCCTCTTCCTGGCCGGGCTGGTAGGCGTTATTGTATCCGAGCGCAGCGCCGTAGCCACCTGCCAAGATGACAATTCCTACGGCTACGAGCAGAGATTTCTTCTTCATATCAACGCACCTATGCGAAAAAGCCCTGCCAACGATTCGTGGCGGGGCTTTCTCCGAGTTCACATTCAGCTTTCCGATTTACTCGTCGGTGACCGTGATGTACAAGCCGCCGACGAGCATCGCCACGACGTTGTATAACAACGCAAGAATCGTACCAAAGGCCGTCATCAAAACGACTTCAATTACGCCCACGACGACGGCGAACGATACCACGCGCCCGAACTGCATGAACTGTCCAAGCTCCAGCAGCGGCGCCGAATTCAGCGTGACCAGCAGTTCCTCGATGCGGGCCCAGACGTACATCGCGTCGAGTGTGAACCACAAGATGATGGCAGCCACGACGATCATGATGCCGACGCCAACCGAAACGAGGAAGGAAAGTTTGAGCGCCGAGAGCGGGTCGACACGTGCAATCGTCATTCGCACGCGGCGAATGCCGACGTCCTTGTGCGGGGGCGCTTGGACGTCCGGTTCCGCTGCGCGACCGGTGTCGATGTGCTGCGTGGTCTCAGTCATGGGAGATCTCCGTCTTTCGAGTTTCCGTTAGTTAGACGCTACCGCTTTTTCAGCGTTTCCTCACGCTTCTGTGGTCGGATTGTCGTCACTGGTTTCTTCTGACGCCGCCGTCGCGGAGGTTGTGCCCGCACCGTCGGCAGGGTTGGCCTCCGCAGAGGGGGCGACGTCAGCCGAGCCTTCGTCGTCGTCGGAATTATCTTGCTCGAAGACCGGTGCCATGGCCATGACGTGGTCGCCCTTGTCGGGGCGAACGAAGCGTACGCCTTGCGTGTTGCGGCCGGTAAGGTTGACTTCCTCGACGGAGGAACGAACGACCTTGCCGCCCTCCATAATGACGAGGACTTCTTCGCCCGGCTGGGTGATGAGCGCGCCGACGATCTCGCCACGGTCTTCGACAACCTTGGCGACCTTGATTCCGAGCCCGCCACGATTTTGCTGACGGTACTGCTCGATGCTCGTGCGCTTGGCGAATCCACCGTCGGTGATGACGAAGACCTCGGAGTTTTCGCGGATAACTTCCATGGTCAGCAGGGAATCGCCGTCACGGAACTTCATTCCGCGCACGCCTGCAGTGGCGCGTCCCATCGGGCGCAGCGACTCGTCGTCGGCAACGAAGCGCAACGATTGGCCGCGTCTGGAGACAAGGATGAGTTCATCTCCCTCGTTGATGAGACGGGCGGAAACGACCTGATCTGTGGAGCCATCCACGTGTTCACGCAGGTTGATGGCGATGAGGCCACCGGTGCGGCTGGAATCGTAATCGGAGAGTTTGGTCTTCTTGACCATGCCGTCCCTAGTTGCGAGCACGAGGTAGTCGGCCTGGTCGTAGGTACGAAGCGTGAACGCGGAGGCGATGTCTTCCCCCGGCTGGAGCGCGAGGACATTGGCCACGTGCTGGCCCTTTGATTCGCGCGAACCCTCGGGAATCTCGTAGCCCTTGACGCGGTAGACGCGCCCGAGGTTGGTGAAGAACAGGTGCCAGTCGTGGGTGGAGGCAATGCCCATGTGTTCGACGACGTCGTCGCTACGTAGCGTCGTACCCTTCACTCCCTTGCCTCCGCGGCGCTGGGCGCGATACTCGGAGACCTTGGTGCGCTTGATGAAGCCCGATCGCGTCACGGTGACGACGACGTCCTCTTCCGGAATCAGGTCCTCAACCGTCATCTCGCCGTCGAAGGGAAGGATCGTGGTTCGGCGATCGTCACCGTACTTGGCCACAACCTCGGCCAATTCCTCGGAGATAATTGCGCGCTGACGTTCAGGCTTGGCCAGAATGTCGCGGTAATCCTCGCACAGGGCCAGCTTCTCGTCACGCTCGTCAATGATCTTCTGACGCTCGAGGGCCGCCAAGCGGCGCAGCTGCATCGCGAGGATGTGATCAGCCTGAACGGCGTTGATGTCGAGGAGCGCGATGAGTCCCTCGCGTGCCTCGTCGGCAGTGGGCGAACGGCGGATGAGCGCGATGACCTCGTCCAACATGTCGAGAGCCTTCACCAGGCCCTCCAAGATCATGAGGCGTTCTTCGGCCTTGCGCAGGCGGTATGCCGTGCGCCGGCTGATGACCTCGACCTGATGCTGGACCCAGTGGTGGATAAAGCCGTCGAGCGAGAGCGTGCGCGGTACGCCGTCAACCAGCGCAAGCATGTTGGCCGAGAAATTATTCTGCAGCTGGGTGTGTTTGTACAGGTTGTTGAGCACGACCTTCGGCACGGCGTCGCGCTTGAGCACGACGACGATGCGCTGGCCTGCACGGCCGGAAGATTCGTCGCGGATGTCGGCGATGCCGGAGAGGCGGCCGTCCTTGACGCCTTCGACCATGCGGTCGAGGAGACGATCAGGGTTGACCTGGTAGGGCAGATCGGTGACGACGAGGCAAGTTCGGCCGTTGATTTCGTCCACCTCGACGGTGGCGCGCTGGGTGATCGAGCCCTTGCCCGTGCGGTACATGTCCTCGATGCCCTTGGTGCCCAAGATCGTGGCGCCGGTGGGGAAGTCCGGACCGGAGATGCGCAGCATCAAGTTGGCCAGAAGCTCATCACGGGTGGCCTCAGGATTTTCCAGGTACCACTGGGCGCCGGCGGCGACTTCGCGCAGGTTGTGCGGCGGAATCGAGGTTGCCATGCCGACGGCGATGCCTTCGGACCCGTTGATCAGCAGGTTCGGAATGCGGGAGGTCAGGACGACCGGCTCTTGAACCGAACCGTCGAAGTTCGGCTGGAAATCAACCGTGTCTTCGTTGATATCGCGCACCATCTCGACGGCCAGTTGGGCCATGCGGGCCTCGGTGTATCGGGGAGCTGCCGCGCCGAGGTCGCCGGCCGTACCGAAGTTACCTTGGCCGGCCACCAGCGGGTAGCGCAGGTTCCACGGCTGGACCATGCGGACCATCGTGTCATAGATGGCGGCGTCGCCGTGCGGGTGGTAGTTACCCATAACGTCGCCAACGATTTTGACAGACTTGGAGAAGGACGAGTCCGGGCGGTAGCCGCCGTCCCACATCGCGTAGATGACGCGGCGGTGGACGGGCTTCATGCCGTCGCGAACGTCGGGCAGCGCGCGCCCGACGATAACGGACATCGCGTAGTCGAGGTAGGACGTCTCCATTTCCCTCTGGAGGTCAACATCCTTGATGAGGCCGTGGTCGTAGCCGGTTTCGGTGGTCGTATTTTCGCTCACGGATAGTCCTTAAATGTCGAGGAATCGAACGTCACGGGCATTGCGCTGGATGAAGCTGCGGCGCGATCCCACGTCTTCACCCATGAGGATCGAGAAAGCCTCGTCGGTTGCGGCGGCCTCACCAATGTTGACGCGCTTGAGGGTGCGGGTCTCGGGATTCATAGTGGTATCCCACAGCTCTGAATCGTTCATCTCGCCCAGACCCTTGTAGCGCTGAATGCCCTGGCCTTCAGCCTTGGGAAGTTTCTTTCCCTCGGCAAGTCCGGCCTTGAGTGCGGCGTCGCGTTCGGCGTCGGAGAAAACATATTCGTGTGGGGCATTTGTCCACTTGATACGGTACAGCGGAGGCATCGCGAGGTAGATGTAACCGGCCTCGATGAGCGGGCGCATGTAGCGATAGACGAGCGTGAGCAGCAGCGTCGCGATGTGCTGGCCGTCGACGTCGGCGTCGGCCATAAACACAATCTTGTGATAACGCAGCTTGTTCATGTCGAACTCGTCCCCGACGCCGGTGCCGAACGCGGTGATGAGGTTCTGGATGGAATCGGAGCTCAGCGCGCGGTCGAGGCGGGCCTTTTCCACGTTGAGAATCTTTCCGCGAATCGGCATGATCGCCTGATGTTGCGGATCGCGGCCGTTAACCGCCGAGCCGCCTGCGGAATCACCCTCGACGATAAAGATCTCGCACTCTTCCGGATTGCGTGACGTGCAGTCCTTGAGCTTGCCGGGCATCGAGGCGGACTCGAGCACCGACTTGCGGCGCGTCGCCTCGCGGGCCTTGCGGGCGGCCAAGCGCGCCTGGTAGGCCTGGGTTGCCTTGCGGATGACTTCCTTCGCCTCTGACGGGTTCATGTCGAGCCAGTCGGTGAGCTGGGCGTAGGTCTGCTGCTGGACGAAGGTGCGCGCCTCGGTGTTTCCGAGCTTCGTCTTCGTCTGGCCCTCGAACTGGGGCTCGCCCAACTTGACCGAGATGACGACGGCGAGGCCCTCGCGGATATCATCGCCCGAAAGGTTGGGATCCTTCTCCTTGAGCAGGCCCTTGTCGCGCGCATACTTGTTGATGACCGACGTCAGTGCCGCACGGAAACCCTCTTCGTGGGTACCGCCCTCGGTGGTGTTGATGGTATTGGCGAAGGTGTGCAGAGTCTCGGAGTAGGCGGTGGTCCACTGCATCGCCACCTCAACCGAGATCTTCTTATCTTGATCCTCGGCCTCGAAATAGATGGGATCGGCGTGAACCGGATCGACCTTCTTGGTCTTGACGAGGTGCTTGACGTAGTCGAGCAGGCCGCCGTCGTACTTGTAGGTGACCTCGAGCTTGGGGGCCTCGACCTCGGCGATTGAATCCTCCGCACCCACAACTTCTTCGCCCTCGGCGACAGCCTGTTCGCGCTCGTCGATCAGGGTGATGCGCAGGCCCTTGTTGAGGAAGGCCATCTGCTGGAGGCGGTGGCGGAGGGTCTCGAAATCGAACTCGATCGTTTCGAAGATGTCTCCGTTGGGCCAGAAGGTCTGGGTAGTTCCGGTTTCTTCTGTTGGCTCGCCCTTCTCAAGTGGGGCAACAGGCACACCATTTTCATATGAAATACGCCAGACGAAGCCGTCACGGCGCACCTCGGTATCCATACGAGTCGAGAGTGCATTGACGACGGACACGCCCACACCATGGAGGCCGCCCGAGACGGCATAGCCGCCATTACCGAATTTTCCTCCAGCATGCAACACGGTCATGACAACCTGAACAGCGGGAACGCCCTCGGTGGGGTGGATATCGACCGGGATGCCACGCCCGTTGTCAGCAACTCGCACGCCACCGTTGTCAAGCAGTGTGATCTCGATATGGTCGCAGTAACCCGCCAGAGCCTCGTCCACCGAGTTATCCACGACCTCATAGACGAGGTGGTGGAGGCCGCGCTCACCGGTGGAGCCGATATACATGCCCGGACGCTTGCGCACTGCCTCGAGTCCCTCAAGGACGGTGATGTTGGAAGCATCGTACGTCTGCTCCGCTGAGACAGCGCCGATCCGGTTCTCGTTTTCTGCCACGCTTGGCAACTCCTCACACTGGCACATCCCACGAATGTGGTGTGCGTCTCTAAATTGGGCCATAGAATCGCCCTAGGGGCGTTGAGGCCCTTCTGGGTAGGTATCTACATCTCTAGACCGAGAACCAATTATAGCGCGTTTTGCGCTCAAAATCTCGTGAGAACAGCAGTCTGCGAGGTGATTCGCCAATGGGTCGGCTGTGTAAAAGTTTCCCGCCGCGATGCTGGTCAGGGCTGGATGCTGGTCAAGGCCGGGCGCCCGCCACCCGCAGCACCCGCCGGGATTCCACCGCACTCAGCCGTAGGTGTCGCGCGGCCCGCGCCCCGGAACCGAATAGCGCCCGTGCTTCCACGAGGGAGTGTTGGGTCCGCCCACCACAATCTCTTTCACGACGCCGGGGCCGAGCTCCTCCTCCAGCCTTTTGTCAAGGAAAGCGGACAGGGCGCGAATCTGGGTCTGCCACGCGCTGGTTTTGGCTCGCAACGTGAGAATTCCCTTCTCGGAGAAGTCCTCCACCACACAGTTTTCGCAGATCGCCGGTCCGACGATGTCCGGCCAGCGCGCTGCCACCGAGCCGACCTCGAGTTGGGACTTCCAGCCACGGCTGGCGATAAGGTGAGAAAAGATCATGTCCAGCGGCTTCGGATCGCGTTTGGAAGGCCGCGCGCCCGAGCCGACGTCTTGTCCCGGCGTCGGCACAAAAATCTCCTCGCCGATTTGGTCTTCCTTCACCAGCTCGACCCGAGCAGCCATCCGCACACGCACCCACCCCTGGGCTTCCGCCATGCGGCGTGCTCGCTGGAGACACTCGAGAGGAAGCAGATCGCCGAACTTCTTCGCGGCTTCCTGCTTTGCCCGTCCGATTGCCTCGTTCACGAATCGGCCCTCGCTTTTTCTCTGGTCACGACGCCGTCTTCCACCCTGAACCTGATGCCGTCCAGGTCGGGTAAGTCGTCTCCCACCGCCGCCGTGACGAACACTTGCTCGGCCTCGGTCACGATCTCGGCCAGTCGAATGCGGCGGCGATAGTCGAGTTCCGCGAAGACATCATCGAGGATGAGAATCGGTTCTTCCTCCTCGGCCCAGTCTCCGGAAACGTGCGAGCACAGTAGTTTCCATGAGCCCAGGCGCAGCGCGAGCGCGTATGACCATGACTCCCCGTGGGATGCGAAGCCCTTGGTGGGAAGGGTTCCGAGCGAGAGCTCGAGCTCGTCACGATGCGGCCCGACGAGGTTCACCCCGCGT includes these proteins:
- a CDS encoding peptidylprolyl isomerase; protein product: MEATLHTNYGDIKIDLYPEHAPETVANFTELATGKREWLNPKTGQTTTDPLYDGVIFHRVIAGFMIQGGDPLGTGTGGPGYRFDDEIAPELNFTEPYMLAMANAGKQGGRGTNGSQFFITVAPTTWLQGKHTIFGKVVDLDSQVVVDKIAQTKTGPMDRPIEDVVINSVTINE
- a CDS encoding GNAT family N-acetyltransferase — protein: MEDATIRRAQRADVDLILSFIKAIAEYEKLSDEVVATSESLEKWIFDDQRAEVIFILHDGVEVGFALFFHNFSTFQGRAGLYLEDLYVKPEFRGRGYGKRLLKELATIAKDRGCGRMEWSCLNWNQPSIDFYLSLGAKPMLEWTVYRLDREQIQELGK
- a CDS encoding DUF7916 family protein, with the translated sequence MFKRLLSANASEVLSMSAAELKLAIAASEGRTIVSENIVIREPVIPDLTNAEVARSVGADLILLNMVDVFDPKIGGLDDASDFVHTLHRLVGCPIGVNLEPVDEDARMLEARTHIGAGRTASAETLTRLEELGADFVCLTGNPATGVSNQTILASVATAKEHFSGLIIAGKMHGAGVNEPVTTPEVARALVDAGVDVVLVPAVGTVPGWTDGELIDVVKAAHEAGALVMSTIGTSQESSQEEVVTQIALRNKICGVDMQHIGDAGFGGVALVENILAMSMTIRGKRHAISRMARSVNR
- a CDS encoding DLW-39 family protein; translation: MKKFALAIATVTGGYLVFLKIQENMQRQATWQHVTDPVDF
- a CDS encoding DUF3566 domain-containing protein; the protein is MTETTQHIDTGRAAEPDVQAPPHKDVGIRRVRMTIARVDPLSALKLSFLVSVGVGIMIVVAAIILWFTLDAMYVWARIEELLVTLNSAPLLELGQFMQFGRVVSFAVVVGVIEVVLMTAFGTILALLYNVVAMLVGGLYITVTDE
- the gyrA gene encoding DNA gyrase subunit A yields the protein METSYLDYAMSVIVGRALPDVRDGMKPVHRRVIYAMWDGGYRPDSSFSKSVKIVGDVMGNYHPHGDAAIYDTMVRMVQPWNLRYPLVAGQGNFGTAGDLGAAAPRYTEARMAQLAVEMVRDINEDTVDFQPNFDGSVQEPVVLTSRIPNLLINGSEGIAVGMATSIPPHNLREVAAGAQWYLENPEATRDELLANLMLRISGPDFPTGATILGTKGIEDMYRTGKGSITQRATVEVDEINGRTCLVVTDLPYQVNPDRLLDRMVEGVKDGRLSGIADIRDESSGRAGQRIVVVLKRDAVPKVVLNNLYKHTQLQNNFSANMLALVDGVPRTLSLDGFIHHWVQHQVEVISRRTAYRLRKAEERLMILEGLVKALDMLDEVIALIRRSPTADEAREGLIALLDINAVQADHILAMQLRRLAALERQKIIDERDEKLALCEDYRDILAKPERQRAIISEELAEVVAKYGDDRRTTILPFDGEMTVEDLIPEEDVVVTVTRSGFIKRTKVSEYRAQRRGGKGVKGTTLRSDDVVEHMGIASTHDWHLFFTNLGRVYRVKGYEIPEGSRESKGQHVANVLALQPGEDIASAFTLRTYDQADYLVLATRDGMVKKTKLSDYDSSRTGGLIAINLREHVDGSTDQVVSARLINEGDELILVSRRGQSLRFVADDESLRPMGRATAGVRGMKFRDGDSLLTMEVIRENSEVFVITDGGFAKRTSIEQYRQQNRGGLGIKVAKVVEDRGEIVGALITQPGEEVLVIMEGGKVVRSSVEEVNLTGRNTQGVRFVRPDKGDHVMAMAPVFEQDNSDDDEGSADVAPSAEANPADGAGTTSATAASEETSDDNPTTEA
- the gyrB gene encoding DNA topoisomerase (ATP-hydrolyzing) subunit B, producing the protein MAENENRIGAVSAEQTYDASNITVLEGLEAVRKRPGMYIGSTGERGLHHLVYEVVDNSVDEALAGYCDHIEITLLDNGGVRVADNGRGIPVDIHPTEGVPAVQVVMTVLHAGGKFGNGGYAVSGGLHGVGVSVVNALSTRMDTEVRRDGFVWRISYENGVPVAPLEKGEPTEETGTTQTFWPNGDIFETIEFDFETLRHRLQQMAFLNKGLRITLIDEREQAVAEGEEVVGAEDSIAEVEAPKLEVTYKYDGGLLDYVKHLVKTKKVDPVHADPIYFEAEDQDKKISVEVAMQWTTAYSETLHTFANTINTTEGGTHEEGFRAALTSVINKYARDKGLLKEKDPNLSGDDIREGLAVVISVKLGEPQFEGQTKTKLGNTEARTFVQQQTYAQLTDWLDMNPSEAKEVIRKATQAYQARLAARKAREATRRKSVLESASMPGKLKDCTSRNPEECEIFIVEGDSAGGSAVNGRDPQHQAIMPIRGKILNVEKARLDRALSSDSIQNLITAFGTGVGDEFDMNKLRYHKIVFMADADVDGQHIATLLLTLVYRYMRPLIEAGYIYLAMPPLYRIKWTNAPHEYVFSDAERDAALKAGLAEGKKLPKAEGQGIQRYKGLGEMNDSELWDTTMNPETRTLKRVNIGEAAATDEAFSILMGEDVGSRRSFIQRNARDVRFLDI
- a CDS encoding DUF721 domain-containing protein, with protein sequence MNEAIGRAKQEAAKKFGDLLPLECLQRARRMAEAQGWVRVRMAARVELVKEDQIGEEIFVPTPGQDVGSGARPSKRDPKPLDMIFSHLIASRGWKSQLEVGSVAARWPDIVGPAICENCVVEDFSEKGILTLRAKTSAWQTQIRALSAFLDKRLEEELGPGVVKEIVVGGPNTPSWKHGRYSVPGRGPRDTYG